Proteins encoded in a region of the Populus alba chromosome 13, ASM523922v2, whole genome shotgun sequence genome:
- the LOC118042404 gene encoding probable polyribonucleotide nucleotidyltransferase 1, chloroplastic codes for MLANPSTSTTLHYRSNSTHNPPFSHTNHRCKLSLSPNCPRFTNFAKSKCSSLSLLLSRRKRERLVTVVKAFEDTSAVNDGPQSLHQPISVKIPVGDRHIMVETGHLGRQASGSVTVTDGETIIYTSVCLDDVPSEPSDFYPLSVNYQERFSAAGRTSGGFFKREGRLKDHEVLICRLIDRPLRPTMLKGFYHETQILSWVLSYDGLHSPDSLAVTAAGIALALSEVPNTKVIAGVRVGLVDDKFIVNPTTKEMEESKLDLLLAGTDSAIFMIEGYCNFLPEEKLLEAVQIGQDAVRTICNEVNALVKKCGKPKMLDAIKLPPPELYKHMEEIAGDELVKVLQIRNKVPRRKALQSLEEKVLSILTEKGYVSKDQSFGIPETVADLLEIEEEDEEVVVDGEVDEGDVHIKPNGRRSSPSLFSEVDVKLVFKEVTSKFLRRRIVEGGKRSDGRTPEGIRPIDSSCGLLPRAHGSALFTRGETQSLAVVTLGDKQMAQRVDNLVDEEEFKRFYLQYSFPPSCVGEVGRIGAPSRREIGHGMLAERALEPILPSENDFPYTVRVESTITESNGSSSMASVCGGCLALQDAGVPVKCMIAGIAMGMVLDTGEFGGDGTPLILSDITGSEDASGDMDFKVAGNEDGVTAFQMDIKVGGITLPVMRTALLQARDGRKHILAEMLKCSPSPSKRLSKYAPLIHVMKVNPEKVNIIIGSGGKKVKSIIEETGVEAIDTQDDGIVKITAKDLSSIEKSISIISRLTMVPTVGDIYKNCEIKSVAPYGVFVEIAPGHEGLCHISELSSNWLPKAEDAFKVGDRVDVKLIEVNGKGQLRLSRKALLPEATSEKSSAEQQARDLTEGNTEQSKDKSRATKFVNPTKVESVEDAPLSKKKAYKRLTSSARDGLKNSSTTVSSIASKDENSLVNGEAKIG; via the exons ATGCTAGCAAACCCTAGCACCAGTACTACTCTCCATTACAGGTCGAATTCCACACACAACCCTCCATTTTCTCACACTAATCATCGCTGcaagctctctctctcccctaaTTGCCCTCGCTTCACCAATTTTGCAAAATCCAAGTGTTCTTCACTTTCTCTGCTTCTATCAAGAAGAAAACGTGAAAGGTTGGTTACTGTAGTCAAAGCTTTCGAGGACACTTCTGCTGTAAATGACGGCCCGCAGTCTTTGCATCAGCCTATTTCTGTCAAAATCCCCGTCGGTGACAGACAT ATAATGGTTGAGACGGGCCATCTTGGGAGACAAGCTAGTGGTTCCGTCACAGTTACAGATGGAGAAACT ATTATCTATACATCTGTTTGTTTGGATGATGTTCCTAGTGAGCCTTCTGATTTCTACCCTCTTTCTGTAAACTATCAAGAGCGATTTTCCGCAGCAGGTCGAACTAG TGGAGGATTTTTCAAACGAGAAGGGAGGTTGAAAGATCATGAG GTTCTTATTTGTAGATTGATAGATAGGCCTTTGCGCCCAACTATGCTCAAGGGATTTTACCATGAAACTCAGATACTATCTTGG GTTTTAAGCTATGATGGCTTGCATTCTCCAGATTCTTTGGCTGTCACAGCAGCTGGGATAGCATT AGCTCTTTCGGAAGTGCCAAATACAAAAGTGATTGCAGGAGTTCGAGTTGGCCTTGTTGACGACAAATTTATTGTGAATCCAACAACCAAGGAGATGGAAGAgtcaaaattagatttattgCTGGCTGGAACAGACAGTGCAATATTCATGATAGAG GGTTATTGCAATTTTCTTCCGGAAGAAAAATTGCTTGAAGCAGTACAAATTGGACAG GATGCAGTGAGGACAATTTGCAATGAGGTGAATGCTTTGGTGAAGAAGTGTGGGAAACCTAAAATGCTTGATGCAATCAAATTACCTCCTCCTGAGCTATATAAGCATATGGAG GAAATCGCTGGTGATGAGTTAGTAAAAGTGTTGCAAATTAGGAATAAAGTACCAAGAAGAAAGGCCCTTCAATCACTGGAAGAAAAAGTGCTTAGTATACTTACAGAAAAGGGATATGTAAGCAAGGATCAAAGTTTTGGAATCCCTGAAACAGTTGCAGACTTGCTAGAGATTGAAGAGGAGGATGAGGAAGTTGTTGTAGATGGTGAAGTAGATGAAGGTGATGTCCACATAAAGCCAAATGGACGCAGATCCTCTCCTTCG CTGTTTTCTGAGGTGGATGTGAAGCTGGTATTTAAAGAAGTTACATCCAAATTCTTGCGGAGACGTATTGTGGAG GGAGGAAAAAGAAGTGATGGGAGAACCCCAGAAGGGATACGTCCAATTGATTCCAGCTGTGGATTACTCCCTAGAGCACACGGAAGTGCTCTTTTCACCCGTGGAGAAACACAG TCATTGGCGGTTGTTACACTTGGTGATAAACAAATGGCACAAAGAGTAGACAACCTTGTGGATGAAGAGGAATTCAAGAGGTTCTATCTACAG TACTCATTTCCTCCATCATGTGTTGGAGAAGTAGGCCGTATAGGAGCACCTAGTAGAAGAGAAATCGGTCATGGAATGCTTGCTGAGAGAGCTCTTGAACCTATATTGCCTTCTGAAAATGATTTTCCTTATACTGTACGAGTTGAGAGTACAATCACAGAAAGCAATGGCTCCTCAAG CATGGCCTCTGTTTGTGGAGGCTGCCTGGCACTACAAGATGCTGGTGTTCCTGTGAAATGTATGATTGCTGGCATAGCAATGGGTATGGTTCTCGACACTGGGGAATTTGGGGGCGATGGAACACCACTCATTCTGTCTGACATAACCGGATCAGAAGATGCTTCTGGAGATATGGATTTCAAG GTTGCTGGAAATGAAGATGGAGTAACTGCATTTCAGATGGACATAAAG GTTGGAGGAATTACTTTACCTGTCATGAGGACAGCATTGCTACAAGCAAGGGATGGCCGAAAGCATATTCTTG CTGAAATGTTGAAATGCTCACCTTCCCCTTCTAAAAGGCTTTCTAAGTATGCTCCATTGATTCATGTTATGAAG GTCAATCCAGAGAAAGTTAACATTATCATTGGTTCTGGTGGGAAGAAGGTGAAGAGTATCATAGAAGAAACCGGAGTAGAGGCTATTGACACACAGGATGATGGAATT GTAAAAATTACTGCGAAGGATTTGTCAAGTATAGAGAAGTCCATATCCATTATTAGTCGACTAACTATGGTTCCAACTGTTGGTGATATCTACAA GAATTGCGAGATCAAATCAGTAGCTCCTTATGGAGTTTTTGTTGAGATAGCCCCGGGGCATGAG GGACTCTGCCACATTAGTGAACTGAGTTCTAACTGGTTGCCGAAGGCAGAAGAT GCTTTCAAAGTTGGAGATCGTGTTGATGTTAAACTCATTGAG GTAAATGGAAAGGGACAACTTCGCCTTAGTCGCAAAGCATTACTTCCTGAAGCAACTTCAGAGAAGTCCAGTGCAGAGCAGCAGGCAAGGGATTTAACTGAAGGGAATACTGAACAGTCAAAGGATAAAAGCCGTGCTACAAAATTTGTAAATCCCACCAAAGTTGAGTCAGTAGAGGATGCTCCACTTTCAAAAAAGAAGGCTTACAAGAGATTAACCAGTTCTGCCAGAGATGGACTGAAGAACAGTAGTACAACTGTCAGTAGCATCGCAAGCAAAGATGAAAATAGTTTAGTGAATGGAGAAGCTAAGATTGGATAG